From the Phreatobacter oligotrophus genome, one window contains:
- a CDS encoding retropepsin-like aspartic protease family protein, which translates to MRLVLWILLVSVVLLVMVAAIRSGGLAEGNLDAGDWASIVGLTMLATLSGATVLGMFRGRAGDAVQAALAWLGIFAVLGVVYTYRYEFESVGRRVLGNVIPGMGQEGVTGSREVTVPRSGGSTFVARVSLNGSRAVPMLVDTGASALVLTDADARRAGIDPATLSFSIPVQTANGSALTAATTIGTVTLGPIVERNVRALVARPEALTTSLLGHTFLDRLDSYEVRGGRMVLRGRN; encoded by the coding sequence ATGCGGCTGGTGCTGTGGATCCTCCTGGTCAGCGTGGTCCTCTTGGTGATGGTCGCGGCGATCCGCTCGGGCGGCCTCGCCGAAGGCAATCTCGATGCCGGCGACTGGGCCTCAATCGTCGGCCTCACCATGCTCGCCACGCTCAGCGGCGCGACGGTGCTCGGCATGTTCCGCGGCCGGGCCGGCGACGCGGTCCAGGCCGCCCTCGCCTGGCTCGGCATCTTCGCCGTCCTCGGCGTCGTCTACACCTATCGCTACGAGTTCGAGTCGGTCGGCCGCCGCGTCCTTGGCAATGTCATCCCCGGCATGGGCCAGGAGGGCGTCACGGGCAGCCGCGAGGTGACCGTTCCTCGCAGCGGTGGATCCACCTTCGTCGCGCGCGTCTCCCTCAATGGCTCCCGCGCCGTGCCCATGCTGGTTGATACCGGCGCCTCGGCGCTGGTGCTGACCGACGCCGATGCCCGCCGCGCCGGCATCGATCCGGCGACCCTCTCCTTCTCCATTCCCGTCCAGACCGCCAACGGGTCGGCGCTGACTGCCGCGACGACCATCGGCACGGTGACGCTCGGCCCCATTGTCGAGCGCAATGTCAGGGCCCTCGTTGCCCGGCCCGAAGCCCTCACCACCAGCCTTCTCGGCCACACCTTCCTCGACCGCCTCGACAGCTACGAGGTGCGCGGCGGGCGGATGGTGCTGCGCGGACGCAACTGA
- a CDS encoding PAS domain-containing sensor histidine kinase: protein MQQVVPPPASVSEARLSSVLDMAGEGIVVLDAGGTILVFNKACEAMFGRSTADVAGHKFGLLLAGPRQPEDALLAAWVGAPREIAARHRDGTVLPIELSLARADTAEGAQFIAILRDLRPRRATQERLARREAELSHLARVAALDQMGAALAHELNQPLTAATLYLQAADRLLDPNGAATEVVAKARREAERAGRIVRAMRQFIANRPPEQVPVALVPLVEEAVELTLMGRRACGGVGIEEAVPGVSVVGDAIQIQQIVVNLVRNALDAVGGREGAHVTVTIGAAGGKAMIAVTDNGTGVPPEAVADLFTPFATSKRSGLGLGLAISRTIAEAHGGDIHVEPGGDGRGATFTLILPLQTGPVPYPDERRANP, encoded by the coding sequence ATCCAGCAGGTCGTCCCCCCACCGGCGAGTGTTTCCGAGGCCCGGCTGTCGAGCGTTCTCGACATGGCCGGCGAAGGCATCGTCGTGCTGGATGCCGGCGGCACGATCCTCGTCTTCAACAAGGCCTGCGAGGCCATGTTCGGCCGCAGCACTGCCGACGTCGCCGGACACAAGTTCGGGCTCCTGCTGGCCGGGCCACGCCAGCCGGAGGACGCGCTGCTCGCGGCCTGGGTCGGCGCGCCGCGTGAGATCGCCGCCCGCCACCGTGACGGCACGGTGCTGCCCATCGAACTGTCGCTGGCCCGCGCCGACACGGCCGAGGGCGCGCAGTTCATCGCCATCCTGCGGGACCTCAGGCCCCGCCGCGCCACGCAGGAGCGGCTGGCCCGCCGCGAGGCGGAGCTCTCGCATCTCGCCCGCGTCGCGGCGCTCGACCAGATGGGCGCGGCCCTTGCCCATGAGCTCAACCAGCCGCTGACGGCGGCGACCCTCTACCTCCAGGCCGCCGACAGGCTGCTCGACCCGAATGGGGCGGCGACCGAGGTCGTCGCCAAGGCGCGCCGCGAGGCGGAACGGGCCGGCCGCATCGTCCGCGCCATGCGCCAGTTCATCGCCAACCGTCCGCCGGAGCAGGTGCCGGTCGCGCTGGTGCCGCTGGTCGAGGAGGCGGTGGAGCTGACGCTGATGGGCCGCCGCGCCTGCGGCGGCGTCGGCATCGAGGAGGCGGTGCCCGGCGTCTCGGTGGTCGGCGACGCCATCCAGATCCAGCAGATCGTCGTCAATCTCGTGCGCAACGCCCTGGACGCGGTCGGCGGCCGCGAGGGCGCGCATGTCACCGTCACCATCGGCGCCGCAGGCGGCAAGGCGATGATCGCCGTTACCGACAACGGCACCGGCGTGCCGCCGGAGGCGGTCGCGGACCTGTTCACGCCCTTCGCCACGTCCAAGCGCTCCGGCCTTGGCCTCGGCCTCGCCATTTCCCGCACCATCGCCGAGGCGCATGGCGGCGATATCCATGTCGAGCCCGGCGGTGACGGCCGCGGCGCAACCTTCACGCTGATCCTGCCGCTTCAGACGGGACCGGTTCCTTACCCTGACGAACGGAGGGCCAATCCGTGA
- a CDS encoding response regulator transcription factor: MSTHHRNDVYVVDDDPAVRDALSTILSMEGFGVTGFADGPSFVTAARHRRPACVILDVNMPGTSGLDVLRQLKASASTAPVFAISGQADIPMAVDAIRNGALDFFEKPFDAGRLVSRVREAIAQSEQPAAQPSRLASYFPGMELLTPREREVLEQIAAGSSNKEAGRTLGISPRTVEVHRARIMEKLGARNAADLVRIVLTEH; this comes from the coding sequence GTGAGCACCCATCATCGCAATGACGTCTATGTGGTCGATGACGATCCGGCCGTGCGCGACGCGCTGAGCACCATCCTGTCGATGGAGGGCTTCGGCGTCACCGGCTTCGCCGACGGCCCGTCCTTCGTCACCGCGGCGCGGCACCGCCGGCCGGCCTGCGTCATCCTCGACGTCAACATGCCAGGCACGTCGGGCCTCGACGTGCTGCGCCAGTTGAAGGCCTCCGCCTCCACGGCGCCCGTCTTCGCCATTTCCGGCCAGGCCGACATCCCCATGGCCGTCGATGCGATCCGCAATGGCGCGCTCGACTTCTTCGAGAAGCCGTTCGACGCCGGCCGTCTCGTCAGCCGCGTGCGGGAGGCCATCGCCCAGAGCGAGCAGCCGGCCGCGCAGCCCTCGCGGCTTGCCTCCTACTTCCCCGGTATGGAACTGCTGACGCCGCGCGAGCGCGAGGTGCTGGAGCAGATCGCCGCCGGTTCCTCCAACAAGGAGGCGGGCCGGACGCTCGGCATCAGCCCGCGCACCGTCGAGGTGCACCGGGCCCGCATCATGGAAAAGCTCGGCGCCCGCAACGCGGCGGACCTTGTCCGCATCGTGCTGACCGAGCACTGA
- a CDS encoding class I adenylate-forming enzyme family protein, with the protein MSFVDTVLFHGRLFPRRPAIMTLDRVVTYGMLGDAIHAVSARVLAAGVKPGDRVLLAIDNPVRFVAVAFALMRLGIVIMPIAPGSALAMPMIDAVALIGESPGLVPAGMRMIVAGDDWFQPSGAAYAVDPGASDPNRLAIIAPTSGTTGTTKLIPLSVGEFDRRLHDLYRYQPAPGTERDLMLVGFTSLWALSQSARTLVAARTLGVASSAEDALRMIDLYQMGTILGSPNQLAAMIAALDAVPASLTSLRLVKCGGGQVTPSFARTIRERLCQNLLVIYGSTEAGRTAMANGAAIDSVPGCVGWVIPGRSLEIVDDAGAPVPAGTVGRVRILIEGGGRPLLGSGIEADTTPDWFYPGDLGHVTDDGMLVIVGRADDVINAGGTKVAPERVEELVAGHPAVAEAVAFAKTDGSGIAEIWLAIVPREPVSAEAIIAHCRSRSETLAPRRILFLETMPRAALGKPDRARLRALAAR; encoded by the coding sequence ATGTCCTTCGTCGATACTGTTCTGTTTCATGGCCGCCTGTTTCCGCGCCGCCCGGCCATCATGACGCTGGACCGCGTCGTGACCTATGGAATGCTGGGCGATGCCATCCACGCCGTCAGCGCCCGCGTCCTCGCCGCGGGCGTCAAGCCGGGCGACCGGGTGCTGCTCGCCATCGACAATCCCGTCCGCTTCGTTGCCGTCGCCTTCGCCCTGATGCGGCTCGGCATCGTCATCATGCCCATCGCCCCAGGCAGCGCCCTCGCCATGCCGATGATCGATGCCGTCGCCCTCATCGGCGAAAGCCCCGGCCTCGTCCCGGCGGGCATGCGGATGATCGTCGCGGGGGACGACTGGTTCCAGCCCTCGGGCGCGGCCTATGCCGTCGATCCCGGCGCCTCCGATCCGAACCGCCTCGCCATCATCGCCCCGACCTCGGGGACGACCGGGACGACCAAGCTCATTCCGCTCTCCGTCGGCGAATTCGACCGGCGGCTGCACGATCTCTATCGCTACCAGCCCGCTCCCGGAACGGAGCGCGACCTCATGCTGGTCGGCTTCACCTCGCTCTGGGCGCTCTCGCAATCGGCCCGCACGCTGGTTGCGGCGCGCACGCTGGGCGTCGCCTCCTCGGCGGAGGACGCGCTGCGGATGATCGACCTCTACCAGATGGGCACGATCCTCGGCTCGCCGAACCAGCTCGCAGCCATGATCGCGGCCCTGGACGCGGTGCCGGCCTCGCTCACCTCGCTCCGCCTCGTCAAATGCGGCGGCGGCCAGGTGACGCCGTCCTTCGCCCGGACCATCCGCGAGCGGCTCTGCCAGAACCTCCTCGTCATCTACGGATCGACGGAAGCCGGCCGCACCGCCATGGCCAATGGCGCGGCGATCGACAGCGTGCCCGGCTGCGTCGGGTGGGTCATCCCCGGCCGGAGCCTCGAGATCGTCGATGATGCCGGCGCGCCGGTGCCCGCGGGCACTGTCGGACGGGTTCGCATCCTGATCGAGGGCGGCGGGCGCCCGCTCCTCGGCTCTGGCATCGAGGCCGACACGACCCCGGACTGGTTCTATCCGGGCGATCTTGGCCACGTCACCGATGACGGGATGCTGGTCATCGTCGGCCGTGCCGACGACGTCATCAATGCCGGCGGCACCAAGGTCGCGCCGGAGCGCGTCGAGGAGCTGGTGGCGGGGCACCCGGCCGTCGCCGAGGCGGTGGCCTTCGCCAAGACGGACGGGTCAGGGATCGCCGAAATCTGGCTCGCCATCGTGCCGCGGGAACCGGTGAGCGCCGAGGCGATCATCGCCCATTGCCGCAGCCGCAGCGAGACGCTGGCCCCGCGGCGCATCCTGTTTCTGGAGACCATGCCGCGGGCGGCGCTCGGCAAGCCCGACCGCGCCCGGTTGCGGGCGCTTGCGGCCCGCTGA
- a CDS encoding outer membrane protein, whose protein sequence is MTFRTKLLSSACLIALSTGAVQAQGLSAPNTGWTGAYVGGLIGVGFGSNRMQEDISGSPGAFSPAGTVYRLSGTGAVFGAYLGYNWQVSPTGLVGIEADLTYNTASGSAPTFTQDTFVTGKPQFAGSLRARAGLIVDRALFYVTGGLALGNPSVSVDRVGFPAFARQNSLRAGFVVGLGTEYMVSQAWTIRFEGLYYDFGSSRAADLTNNGYIFPTRASQFQARVGASYRF, encoded by the coding sequence ATGACCTTTCGCACCAAACTTCTTTCCTCAGCCTGCCTGATCGCGCTGTCGACTGGAGCTGTCCAGGCGCAAGGGCTCTCCGCGCCGAACACCGGCTGGACCGGTGCCTATGTCGGCGGCCTCATCGGCGTCGGCTTCGGCTCGAACCGCATGCAGGAGGATATTTCCGGCAGTCCGGGCGCCTTCAGCCCCGCCGGCACCGTGTACCGGCTGTCCGGAACCGGCGCCGTCTTCGGCGCCTATCTCGGCTACAACTGGCAGGTCTCGCCCACCGGCCTCGTCGGCATCGAAGCTGATCTGACCTACAATACAGCGTCGGGTTCCGCGCCGACCTTCACCCAAGACACCTTTGTCACGGGCAAGCCGCAGTTCGCCGGCAGCCTCCGCGCTCGCGCCGGCCTCATCGTCGATCGCGCCCTCTTCTACGTGACGGGTGGTCTCGCTCTCGGCAATCCGTCTGTCAGCGTCGATCGCGTGGGGTTCCCGGCTTTCGCCCGTCAAAACTCTCTGCGGGCTGGCTTCGTTGTCGGCCTCGGCACGGAGTACATGGTCAGCCAGGCCTGGACGATCCGCTTCGAGGGTCTCTACTACGATTTCGGCTCGTCCCGCGCTGCCGACCTGACCAACAACGGCTACATCTTCCCGACCCGGGCGTCGCAGTTCCAGGCCCGCGTCGGCGCGAGCTATCGCTTCTGA
- the cobT gene encoding nicotinate-nucleotide--dimethylbenzimidazole phosphoribosyltransferase yields the protein MPSPSHSPTGLPFDDIRDLLTRMPGPDEAAIAAVRARDAELTKPAGALGRLETIVEWVAAWSANPKPRVDRPLVAIFATSHGVTKQGVSAFPDAVNRQMLDNFAAGGAAVNQLCVANDIGLKVFDLAIDVPTPDISEEDAFDEAACAATIAFGMEAIVGADLLCLGEMGIGNTTIAAAVHHALYGGEAADWVGRGTGVDDAGLARKAEVVARAVARAGGPGLDPLEVLRRVGGREIAATVGAIIAARLQRIPVLLDGYVVTAAAAILHALDPASLDHCIAAHRSAEAAHGRVLEKIGKRPLLDLGMRLGEGSGAALACGIVRNALAVHQGMATFEQAAVSRG from the coding sequence ATGCCTTCGCCGTCCCACAGCCCGACGGGCCTTCCCTTCGACGACATCCGCGACCTGTTGACGCGCATGCCCGGCCCGGACGAGGCGGCCATCGCCGCCGTCCGGGCGCGTGACGCCGAACTGACCAAGCCGGCGGGCGCGCTCGGCCGTCTGGAGACGATCGTCGAATGGGTGGCCGCGTGGAGCGCCAATCCCAAGCCGCGCGTCGACCGGCCGCTCGTCGCCATCTTCGCCACGTCGCACGGCGTCACGAAGCAAGGGGTCTCAGCCTTCCCGGATGCCGTGAACCGCCAGATGCTCGACAATTTCGCCGCCGGCGGGGCCGCGGTGAACCAGCTCTGCGTCGCCAACGATATCGGCCTTAAGGTCTTTGACCTCGCCATCGACGTGCCGACCCCGGACATCAGCGAGGAGGACGCCTTCGACGAGGCCGCCTGCGCCGCCACCATCGCCTTCGGCATGGAGGCCATTGTCGGGGCCGACCTGCTCTGCCTCGGCGAGATGGGCATCGGCAACACCACCATCGCCGCCGCGGTCCATCACGCCCTCTATGGCGGCGAGGCAGCGGACTGGGTCGGCCGTGGCACCGGCGTCGATGACGCCGGGCTGGCGCGCAAGGCCGAGGTCGTGGCTCGCGCCGTCGCCCGCGCCGGCGGTCCCGGCCTTGATCCGCTGGAAGTGCTCCGCCGGGTCGGCGGCCGCGAGATCGCCGCCACCGTCGGCGCCATCATCGCCGCGCGCCTGCAGCGCATCCCGGTGCTGCTCGACGGCTATGTGGTGACCGCGGCCGCCGCCATCCTGCACGCGCTGGACCCGGCGAGCCTCGACCATTGCATCGCCGCCCATCGCTCGGCAGAGGCCGCCCATGGCCGCGTGCTCGAGAAGATCGGCAAGCGTCCGCTGCTCGATCTCGGCATGCGGCTCGGCGAGGGATCGGGAGCGGCGCTCGCCTGCGGCATCGTCCGCAATGCGCTCGCCGTCCACCAGGGCATGGCGACCTTCGAGCAGGCCGCCGTCAGCCGCGGTTGA
- a CDS encoding bifunctional metallophosphatase/5'-nucleotidase: MSPISRRDTLTAGLGAGLAVVAGSEVQAQTPPPRGTMISLLLVNDIYKMGDENGRGGFARLNAIVKAERARGVPMLYVHAGDMFSPSLMSGFDQGAHTVELTNIAAPDVFVPGNHEFDFGPEAYMKRRQESRFPWYASNMRAADGALLPGHEDGRIIDLGGVKLGVFGVVLPNSPEVSSTGDFRFLPTMETVRREAARLRREGAELILCCAHTDRKDDLEIVRSRLVDVLLTGHDHDLAIAYDGRTVMVESSEEGYYVTAIDLTISRVTIDGVSRTTFTPAFRVNDSRQAVPDPETAARVADYEKILSEELDVAIATLTGELDTRTASVRSGEQAIGNLIADAMRAATGADVGLTNAGAIRGNRIYPAGHRFTRRDALSELPFGNRTVVAKVSGADLRQALENGVSQVEQRAGRFPHVSNLTVEVDPRRPSGSRVVSVQVGGQPLDDDRIYTVATNDFMLRGGDGYTSLGLRAADKDVQGKLVASDLMTHMRRLGTVAPAREGRIILR, encoded by the coding sequence ATGAGCCCGATTTCCCGTCGTGACACGCTGACCGCCGGCCTTGGTGCGGGCCTCGCCGTCGTCGCCGGCAGCGAGGTCCAGGCGCAGACCCCTCCCCCGCGCGGGACGATGATCTCGCTGCTGCTGGTCAACGACATCTACAAGATGGGCGACGAGAACGGCCGTGGCGGCTTCGCCCGCCTCAACGCCATCGTGAAGGCCGAGCGCGCCCGCGGCGTGCCCATGCTCTACGTCCATGCCGGCGACATGTTCTCGCCCTCGCTGATGTCTGGATTCGACCAGGGCGCCCACACGGTCGAACTCACCAACATCGCCGCGCCCGATGTCTTCGTGCCGGGCAATCACGAGTTCGACTTTGGCCCTGAGGCCTACATGAAGCGCCGGCAGGAATCGCGCTTCCCCTGGTATGCCTCGAACATGCGCGCGGCCGATGGCGCGCTGCTGCCGGGCCACGAGGACGGCCGGATCATCGATCTTGGCGGCGTGAAACTCGGTGTCTTCGGTGTCGTCCTGCCCAATTCGCCGGAGGTGTCGTCCACCGGCGATTTCCGTTTCCTGCCGACGATGGAGACGGTGCGGCGCGAGGCGGCGCGGCTGCGGCGCGAGGGTGCCGAGCTCATCCTCTGCTGCGCCCATACCGACCGGAAGGACGACCTCGAGATTGTCCGGTCGCGCCTCGTTGACGTGCTGCTGACCGGCCATGACCACGACCTCGCCATCGCCTATGACGGGCGCACCGTCATGGTCGAGAGCTCGGAGGAGGGCTACTACGTTACCGCCATCGACCTGACGATCAGCCGCGTGACCATCGACGGGGTCTCACGGACGACCTTCACCCCCGCCTTCCGCGTCAATGACAGCCGGCAGGCCGTGCCGGATCCGGAGACCGCGGCACGGGTGGCGGATTACGAGAAGATCCTGTCCGAGGAGCTCGATGTCGCCATCGCCACGCTGACCGGCGAACTCGACACGCGCACCGCCTCGGTGCGCTCCGGCGAGCAGGCCATCGGCAACCTCATTGCCGACGCCATGCGGGCCGCCACCGGCGCCGATGTCGGGCTGACCAATGCGGGCGCCATCCGCGGGAACCGCATCTATCCGGCGGGCCATCGCTTCACCCGCCGTGACGCCTTGAGCGAGCTGCCTTTCGGCAACCGCACCGTGGTGGCGAAAGTCTCGGGCGCCGACCTGCGGCAGGCCCTGGAGAACGGCGTCAGCCAGGTCGAGCAGCGCGCCGGCCGCTTCCCGCATGTGTCGAACCTCACCGTGGAGGTGGACCCGCGGCGCCCGTCGGGCAGCCGGGTGGTCTCGGTGCAGGTGGGCGGCCAGCCGCTCGACGATGACCGCATCTACACGGTGGCGACCAACGACTTCATGCTGCGCGGCGGCGACGGCTATACCAGCCTCGGCCTCAGGGCGGCCGACAAGGACGTGCAGGGCAAGCTCGTTGCCTCGGACCTGATGACCCATATGCGCCGGCTCGGCACCGTCGCCCCGGCGCGCGAGGGCCGCATCATCCTCCGCTGA
- a CDS encoding DUF1289 domain-containing protein: MNAPLPPVSSPCVRICRIDPQARICEGCGRSLDEIANWMAIGEVRRRAVMAELPGRLARLAGR; the protein is encoded by the coding sequence ATGAACGCGCCCCTGCCGCCGGTTTCCAGCCCCTGCGTCCGGATCTGCCGCATCGACCCGCAGGCGCGCATCTGCGAGGGCTGTGGCCGCAGCCTCGACGAGATCGCCAACTGGATGGCCATCGGCGAGGTCCGCCGCCGCGCCGTCATGGCGGAGCTGCCGGGCCGTCTCGCGCGACTGGCGGGGCGCTGA
- a CDS encoding adenosylcobinamide-GDP ribazoletransferase — translation MDNPALWRDTVIALRFFSRLPLPALPGEKDPHGLPDFTRLIRAVPLAGFVLGGLAGAVVLAASLVLPPVIAALLGVAAAVVMTGAFHEDGLADSADSFGGMTTERRLDIMKDSRIGTFGAAALILGLGLRVAGIAALVASVGGGRTALAMAAIGAASRTVALGLQVHLDPARVEGAAYATGRPQAADWHVALAIAAGLALLLIPAGGVAGGFLAFGVAGLILPLAIRFAAAHVGGQTGDLTGATQQVIEIAMLLVLVAIAVPVGAA, via the coding sequence ATGGACAATCCAGCCCTCTGGCGCGACACCGTCATCGCGCTGCGCTTTTTCTCGCGCCTGCCGCTGCCCGCCCTGCCGGGCGAGAAGGATCCCCATGGGCTGCCCGACTTCACCCGGCTCATTCGGGCGGTGCCGCTGGCGGGATTCGTCCTCGGTGGCCTTGCCGGCGCCGTGGTGCTGGCCGCCTCGCTGGTGCTGCCGCCGGTGATCGCGGCGCTGCTTGGCGTTGCGGCGGCGGTGGTGATGACCGGGGCCTTCCACGAGGATGGGCTTGCCGATTCCGCCGACAGCTTCGGCGGCATGACGACCGAGCGGCGCCTCGACATCATGAAGGACAGCCGCATCGGGACCTTCGGGGCCGCCGCCCTCATCCTGGGCCTTGGCCTGCGCGTGGCTGGCATCGCCGCCCTGGTGGCCTCGGTCGGCGGCGGGCGGACGGCGCTCGCCATGGCGGCGATCGGCGCCGCCTCGCGCACCGTGGCGCTCGGCCTGCAGGTCCATCTCGATCCTGCCCGCGTCGAGGGGGCCGCCTATGCGACCGGCCGTCCGCAGGCGGCGGACTGGCATGTGGCGCTCGCCATCGCGGCCGGCCTTGCCCTGCTCCTCATCCCGGCCGGGGGCGTGGCCGGAGGCTTCCTCGCCTTCGGTGTCGCCGGGCTCATCCTGCCGCTCGCCATCCGCTTCGCTGCCGCCCATGTCGGCGGCCAGACCGGCGATCTCACCGGCGCGACCCAGCAGGTCATCGAGATCGCCATGCTGCTGGTGCTCGTGGCCATCGCCGTGCCAGTGGGAGCTGCCTGA
- a CDS encoding tripartite tricarboxylate transporter substrate binding protein has translation MMKSKELTRRLVMGAPLILSAASIAPARDLSQLRLIVPFSAGTNTDAMARHLAEAVAPALGDRPVVVNRDGAAETLAFAELAQRPADDATFLFAAAGPLTVHPHLPREPRIDPADYMPVCQLFEQDLMLVASPRLAVTDVEGLIAAARAAPGTLTIGHYGPASATHLELIGFTRATGINVVAVPYRSHGQLMADLASGALQAAFTTPGSFDPTVIRGLALISDAPDAGVPTTAAVGHRPTARVFGGLIARSGTSSDVAAVVARAFAAAIAEPPFAALTARMGIRPIHAGPEAFARRINEESLRMQALLKTLDLASR, from the coding sequence ATGATGAAGTCCAAAGAATTGACGCGGCGCCTGGTGATGGGCGCGCCCCTGATCCTGTCGGCGGCCAGCATAGCGCCCGCGCGCGATCTGTCCCAGCTCCGCCTCATCGTGCCTTTTTCGGCCGGCACCAACACGGATGCCATGGCCCGCCACCTCGCCGAGGCCGTGGCTCCGGCGCTCGGCGACCGGCCCGTCGTCGTCAACCGCGATGGCGCCGCGGAGACGCTGGCCTTCGCCGAACTCGCCCAAAGGCCCGCCGACGATGCGACCTTCCTGTTCGCTGCCGCAGGGCCGCTGACCGTCCATCCCCATCTGCCGCGCGAACCGCGGATCGATCCCGCCGATTACATGCCGGTCTGCCAGCTCTTCGAGCAGGATCTGATGCTGGTGGCCTCGCCGCGCCTCGCCGTCACCGATGTCGAGGGGCTCATCGCCGCGGCCCGCGCGGCCCCCGGAACCCTCACCATCGGCCATTACGGCCCGGCCTCGGCCACCCACCTTGAACTGATAGGCTTCACGCGAGCCACCGGAATCAATGTGGTGGCGGTGCCGTACAGGTCGCACGGCCAGCTCATGGCCGATCTCGCCAGTGGCGCGTTGCAGGCCGCCTTCACGACCCCCGGCAGTTTCGACCCGACGGTGATCCGCGGCCTGGCGCTCATCTCCGACGCGCCAGACGCGGGTGTCCCCACGACGGCGGCCGTGGGCCATCGTCCCACAGCCCGTGTTTTTGGCGGCCTGATCGCGCGCAGCGGCACCTCCTCCGACGTCGCGGCAGTAGTGGCGCGGGCCTTCGCAGCCGCCATCGCCGAGCCCCCGTTCGCCGCCCTGACCGCCCGGATGGGCATTCGCCCGATCCACGCCGGACCGGAGGCCTTTGCCCGCCGCATCAACGAAGAGAGCCTGCGGATGCAGGCTCTCCTCAAGACGCTCGACCTGGCGAGCCGCTGA
- a CDS encoding penicillin-binding transpeptidase domain-containing protein produces the protein MPHAPALTRRALATAAVLMPLAGASQAAETVERDDLLSVFREKGLTGCFALVDAQSGRRTLVGAARARQRFVPASTFKIPNSLIAFETGVVRDADEVLPYGGGPVAVPAWAKDMSLREAMPISNVPIFQEVARRVGLPRYRDWLARLDYGNRDPGTVVDRFWLDGPLQISALEEAQFNARLGRMALPASPRAQALVHDITRIDNRDGATLHAKTGWYVQRGHTSIGWWSGWVRRESQVQAFTLNMDMPQIGMAPLRLEIGRNLLARLAILSL, from the coding sequence ATGCCGCATGCCCCTGCCCTCACCCGCCGTGCCCTCGCCACCGCCGCGGTGCTCATGCCCCTTGCGGGCGCCTCGCAGGCCGCGGAGACGGTTGAGCGGGACGACCTCCTCTCGGTCTTCCGCGAGAAGGGCCTCACCGGCTGCTTCGCGCTGGTCGACGCGCAGAGCGGCCGCAGGACGCTGGTCGGGGCGGCGCGGGCGCGCCAGCGCTTCGTGCCGGCCTCGACCTTCAAGATCCCCAACAGCCTCATCGCCTTCGAGACCGGCGTGGTGCGCGACGCCGACGAGGTGCTGCCCTATGGCGGCGGGCCTGTCGCGGTGCCGGCCTGGGCCAAGGACATGTCGCTGCGCGAGGCCATGCCGATCTCCAACGTGCCGATCTTCCAGGAGGTCGCGCGGCGGGTCGGCCTTCCCCGCTACCGCGACTGGCTCGCGCGGCTGGACTACGGCAACCGCGATCCCGGCACGGTGGTCGACCGCTTCTGGCTCGACGGCCCCTTGCAGATCAGCGCGCTGGAGGAAGCGCAGTTCAATGCGCGGCTGGGGCGGATGGCGCTGCCGGCCTCACCCAGGGCGCAGGCCCTCGTCCACGACATCACCCGCATCGACAACCGGGACGGCGCCACGCTCCACGCCAAGACCGGTTGGTACGTCCAACGGGGCCACACCTCGATCGGGTGGTGGAGCGGCTGGGTTCGGCGCGAATCGCAGGTCCAGGCCTTCACGCTGAACATGGACATGCCGCAGATCGGCATGGCGCCGCTGCGACTGGAAATCGGCCGTAACCTTTTGGCCCGATTGGCCATTCTTTCCCTGTAA